The following proteins are co-located in the Vigna angularis cultivar LongXiaoDou No.4 chromosome 2, ASM1680809v1, whole genome shotgun sequence genome:
- the LOC108330254 gene encoding putative disease resistance protein RGA1, producing the protein MAESFLFSIAESLIAKLASRTFQEAYRLVGLYDDLQDLTNTLSLVKDVLLDAEQKQEHNHELRRWLSQLKTVFSDAEDVLDEFECQTLRKKVVKAHGSTKDKVSHFFSSSNPLVFRYKMAQQIKDINNRLDKVEDNKRKFSLQTSDVDTRVVHRRDMTHSRVSDSDVIGRKHDKEKIIELLMQQNPDDDDTSLSVIPIVGIGGLGKTTLAKFVFNDKKIQECFPLKMWVCVSDDFDIKQLIIKIINSVNDSESDHAPIHQMNLNMLDLEQLQNQLKNKLSGQKFLLVLDDVWNEDRVKWYELRNLIQVSAAGSKILVTTRSSKVSSMMETTSSHTLEGLSEEDSLSVLVKWAFKEGEEEKYPHLENIGREIVKKCGGVPLAVRTLGSLLFSKFEANEWEYVSQNEIWNLPQKKDDILPALKLSYDLMPSYLRQCFALFSLYPKDYQYNSYEIIWLWGALGLIALPKTDRTREDVANQYLHELLSRSFLQDFQNFGTVYNFRIHDLVHDLALFVAMDECLHINSNIQNIPDNIRHLSFAESGLFSNLITKKSAAVRTVMFPNGVAAANCRAILKTCLEKFKCLRVLDLSHATFETLPRKIGKLKHLRYLDIRGNPNIKRLPDSICKLQSLQVLSLAGCVELEALPKRLKKLMSLYCFEFSTKQTVLPMNEIANLVSLEFLTVVSCHNVESIFGGMKFPTLKTLSVFDCQSLKSLLLEGKNFPQLETLYVKGCSNLDLELWKGDHEEQSPKLKLKFVLFSTLSQLVTLPKWFEEVANSLQCLIVVHCHNFESFPDWLPVLTDMKTLAIKNCPKLVALPDNIHLFTTLEYLAIVDCAADLHKKYEPHIGEFWPKISHINNIFIDEPEDLDEEFWSKISHINNIFMDEPEDLDEEFWSKISHINNIFMDELEDIVEE; encoded by the coding sequence ATGGCCGAATCATTTCTCTTCAGCATTGCAGAGTCACTCATAGCAAAGCTTGCTTCTCGTACTTTTCAAGAAGCTTATCGATTGGTGGGTTTATACGACGATCTTCAAGACCTTACCAACACTCTCTCTTTAGTCAAGGATGTGCTGTTAGATGCTGAGCAAAAGCAGGAACACAACCATGAGCTCCGTCGATGGCTCTCTCAACTCAAAACTGTCTTCTCCGATGCCGAAGATGTTTTGGATGAATTTGAGTGCCAAACACTGCGAAAGAAAGTGGTCAAAGCTCATGGTAGCACCAAAGACAAGGTAAGTCACTTCTTCTCAAGTTCTAATCCACTTGTTTTTCGTTACAAAATGGCTCAACAAATTAAAGATATCAACAACAGACTAGACAAGGTTGAAGATAATAAGCGTAAGTTTAGTCTTCAAACGAGTGATGTTGACACACGTGTTGTTCATCGGAGAGATATGACACACTCTCGTGTGAGTGATTCAGATGTGATAGGAAGGAAACACGATAAAGAAAAGATCATAGAGCTTCTGATGCAACAGAATCCTGATGATGATGATACAAGTCTCTCTGTTATCCCCATTGTGGGGATTGGAGGCTTGGGAAAAACTACACTTGCAAAGTTTGTGTTCAATGATAAGAAGATCCAGGAGTGCTTTCCATTGAAGATGTGGGTGTGTGTTTCTGATGACTTTGACATTAAACAACTgattatcaaaatcatcaattCCGTGAATGATTCAGAATCTGATCATGCTCCTATTCACCAAATGAATTTGAACATGTTAGATCTGGAACAACTGCAAAATCAACTCAAAAACAAACTTTCCGGTCAAAAGTTCTTACTCGTATTGGACGACGTATGGAACGAAGACCGTGTTAAATGGTATGAGTTGAGGAATTTAATCCAAGTAAGTGCAGCAGGAAGTAAAATCCTTGTGACTACACGAAGTTCTAAAGTATCTTCCATGATGGAGACAACTTCCTCTCATACTCTAGAAGGTCTTTCTGAGGAGGATTCATTGTCTGTGTTAGTCAAATGGGCAtttaaagaaggagaagaggaaaaaTATCCTCACTTAGAAAATATTGGGAGAGAAATTGTGAAAAAATGTGGAGGGGTTCCTTTGGCCGTGAGAACATTAGGCAGTTTACTATTCTCAAAATTTGAGGCCAATGAATGGGAATATGTGAGTCAAAATGAAATCTGGAATTTGCCTCAGAAAAAGGATGACATTTTACCTGCCCTTAAATTGAGTTATGATCTCATGCCCTCCTATTTGAGGCAATGTTTTGCATTGTTTTCCCTTTACCCAAAAGATTATCAATATAATAGTTATGAAATAATTTGGCTTTGGGGGGCACTTGGACTCATCGCATTACCAAAAACGGATAGAACACGTGAAGATGTAGCCAATCAGTATTTGCATGAACTTCTGTCAAGATCCTTTCTTCAAGATTTTCAAAACTTCGGTACTGTGTATAACTTCAGAATACATGATTTGGTGCATGATCTCGCCCTATTTGTTGCTATGGATGAGTGTCTACATATCAATTCCAACATTCAAAATATTCCTGATAATATTCGGCATCTGTCTTTTGCAGAAAGTGGTTTGTTTAGCAATTTAATCACCAAAAAATCAGCGGCTGTGAGAACCGTCATGTTTCCAAATGGGGTAGCAGCTGCCAACTGTAGAGCTATACTAAAGACTTGTCTGGAAAAGTTCAAATGCTTACGTGTTTTGGATTTGAGTCATGCAACATTTGAGACTTTGCCTCGTAAAATTGGCAAGTTGAAACATCTGAGATATCTGGACATTAGGGGAAATCCCAACATTAAGAGACTCCCCGACTCTATCTGCAAGCTCCAAAGTTTGCAAGTGTTGAGCCTTGCAGGATGCGTGGAACTGGAAGCATTGcccaaaagattaaaaaaacttatgagTCTCTATTGTTTTGAGTTTTCCACAAAGCAAACTGTTTTGCCTATGAATGAAATCGCCAACTTGGTGTCGCTTGAATTCTTGACTGTTGTATCATGCCATAATGTGGAATCCATATTTGGAGGGATGAAATTCCCTACTCTTAAAACATTGAGCGTTTTTGACTGTCAGAGTCTTAAGTCTCTGCTGCTGGAGGGTAAAAATTTTCCTCAATTAGAAACATTGTATGTTAAAGGGTGCAGTAATTTGGATTTGGAACTGTGGAAGGGAGATCATGAAGAACAAAGCCCCAAGCTGAAGTTAAAATTTGTTCTATTTTCAACTTTATCACAACTGGTGACCTTACCTAAATGGTTTGAGGAAGTTGCCAACTCCTTACAGTGTTTGATTGTTGTGCATTGCCACAATTTTGAATCATTTCCAGACTGGCTGCCAGTTCTGACTGATATGAAAACTCTTGCTATAAAAAATTGTCCAAAGTTGGTAGCGCTCCCGGATAACATTCATCTCTTCACCACCCTTGAATATTTGGCGATTGTAGATTGTGCAGCTGACTTACATAAAAAGTATGAGCCGCATATTGGAGAGTTTTGGCCCAAAATATCACACATCAACAATATTTTCATTGATGAACCGGAAGATTTAGATGAAGAGTTTTGGTCCAAAATATCACACATCAACAATATTTTCATGGATGAACCGGAAGATTTAGATGAAGAGTTTTGGTCCAAAATATCACACATCAACAATATTTTCATGGATGAACTGGAAGATATAGTTGAAGAGTAA
- the LOC108332189 gene encoding UDP-URONIC ACID TRANSPORTER 1 gives MSTHGSYSMRSKASFENEAKATVKESGGGGSGGKSGKTMSSNSKENLFICFLVTLWYSSNIGVILLNKYLLSNYGFKFPIFLTMCHMSACAVFSYISIVFFKVVPQQMIKSRSQFMKIATLSLVFCASVVGGNISLRYLAVSFNQAVGATTPFFTAVFAYLATLKREAWVTYAALVPVVAGVVIASGGEPGFHLFGFVMCLSATAARAFKSVLQGLLLSSEGEKLNSMNLLLYMSPIAILVLLPAALIMEPNVVDVTLTLTKDHKSMWLLLFLNSTTAYAANLTNFLVTKHTSALTLQVLGNAKGAVAVVISILLFRNPVTIVGMGGYTITVMGVAAYGETKRRFR, from the exons ATGAGCACACATGGTTCTTACAGCATGAGATCCAAAGCCTCCTTTGAAAATGAAGCCAAGGCCACGGTGAAAGAAAGTGGG GGAGGAGGGAGTGGAGGGAAGAGCGGGAAGACAATGTCCTCCAACAGCAAGGAGAATCTGTTCATATGTTTTCTGGTGACACTTTGGTACTCTTCAAACATTGGTGTGATCCTTCTCAACAAGTACCTGCTTTCAAACTATGGGTTCAAGTTCCCCATCTTCCTCACAATGTGCCACATGTCAGCCTGTGCTGTTTTCAGCTATATCTCCATTGTGTTCTTCAAGGTGGTGCCTCAGCAGATGATCAAATCGAGGTCCCAGTTCATGAAGATTGCAACTTTGAGTCTTGTCTTCTGTGCCTCTGTGGTGGGTGGCAACATATCCCTCAGGTACCTCGCCGTGTCCTTCAACCAGGCGGTCGGGGCAACCACACCCTTTTTCACTGCTGTCTTTGCCTATTTGGCTACCCTTAAGAGAGAGGCTTGGGTTACGTATGCTGCCCTTGTTCCTGTTGTTGCTGGGGTTGTCATTGCAAGTGGG GGTGAGCCAGGGTTTCACTTATTTGGATTCGTTATGTGCCTAAGTGCTACCGCTGCAAGAGCTTTCAAGTCTGTCCTTCAGGGCCTTTTACTTTCTTCTGAAGG GGAAAAGTTGAACTCGATGAATTTGCTCCTGTACATGTCTCCAATCGCAATCCTAGTTTTGTTACCTGCAGCTCTTATCATGGAACCCAATGTGGTAGATGTCACACTGACGCTTACAAAGGACCATAAATCTATGtggcttcttctttttcttaactCTACCACAGCATATGCAGCAAACTTAACAAACTTCTTGGTGACTAAACATACTAGTGCTCTCACACTCCAG GTGTTAGGCAATGCAAAAGGTGCAGTGGCTGTTGTAATCTCCATACTTCTATTCAGAAACCCTGTGACTATTGTGGGCATGGGTGGATACACAATTACTGTGATGGGAGTAGCTGCATATGGGGAAACAAAAAGGAGGTTTAGATGA